The nucleotide sequence ACGGATGACCGGCCCGCCGCCGGACCCTAGGCCCGCACCTGATCACGGGGGCCAACCGCGGATGACGGGCCCGTGAACGGCACCGGGATCCGGCGCGCGGGTGACGTCGCCCACACGCCGTCCGGTTCCGAAATGAAAACGGTTATCGCTACCATGGGTCGTCCACCGACGAGAGGAGAGCGCATGGCCCGCAACGAGCTGCGGCCGGTCGTCAAGCTGCGATCGACCGCAGGGACGGGGCACACCTACGTGACCCGCAAGAACCGGCGCAACGACCCCGACCGCCTCACGCTGCGCAAGTACGACCCCGTCGTGCGCCGCCACGTGCTGTACCGCGAGGAGCGCTGATGGCGCGCCGCTGCCAGCTCACCGGCTCCGAACCCGCGTTCGGCAGGAGCGTGTCCCACTCGCACCGCCGCACGCCGCGCCGGTTCGATCCCAACATCCAGCGCAAGCGCTACTGGCTGCCGAGCGAGCGGCGGTTCGTCCGGCTCCGGCTGTCGGCGCGGGCGATCAAGACGATCGACGCGATCGGCGTCGAGGCGGCGGTCGCCCGGATCCGGGCGCGCGGGGAGAAGGTCTGATGGCCAAGCGGAGCAAGATCGCGGCGGACGCGCGCCGCCGGGCGACGGTCGCGCGGTACGCCGCCCGCCGCGCCGAGCTGAAGCGGGTCATCGCGTCCGCGCGCACCGCGCCCGAGGACCGGGACGCGGCGGTCCGCGAACTGCGCCGCCAGCCGCGCGACGCCAGCGCCACCCGCCTGCGCAACCGCGACGCGGTGGACGGGCGCCCGCGCGGCCACCTGCGCAAGTTCGGCCTGTCGCGGGTGCGGTTCCGCGAGATGGCCCACCGGGGCGAGCTGCCCGGCGTGACGAAGGCGAGCTGGTGATCGCATGGCCGTCCCGAAGCGGAGGACGTCGCGCTCGAACACGCGGTCCCGGCGTGCGCGGTGGAGGGCCGAGCCGCCCGCGCTGGTGACCGTGATCGTGGACGGGCGGACGGTCCGCGTGCCGCGCCGTCTCGTCCGCGCCTACGAGCGGGGCCTGCTGCCCTGACCGGGCGCGTTGCGCGGGTCCCGGCAGTGCCGGGACCCGCTTTTTCGCGCCGGGCATCCGTCCGAGATGACCGATTGGCCGGGCTGTGGCATAGTACGAAATGAAAACGGTTATCAATATTGCTTTGGGAGACCCCCATGCCCAGAACGTCCCTCCTCGGCGGAGCGCTGGTCCTCGGCGCCGGACTGCTCACCGCGTGCGGCGGGTCCGGCGACGGCCCGGAGAGCGACGGGACGGTCGCGGTCGTGGCGTCCACGAACGTCTACGGCGACATCGCCCGCCAGATCGGCGGCGACCGGGTCGCGGTCACGTCGATCATCAGCGACCCGAGCCAGGACCCCCACTCCTACGAGGCCAGCACCCGCACGCAGCTCGAACTGTCCCGCGCGAAGGTCGTCATCGAGAACGGCGGCGGCTACGACGACTTCGTGGACCGGATGCTGAAGACGGCGCACAACTCGTCGGCGACCGTCCTCAACGCCGTCCGGATCTCGGGACGGACCGCGCCCGCGGGCGGCGAGCTGAACGAGCACGTCTGGTACGACGTCCCGTCGATGGCCAGGCTCGCCGACGGCGTCGCCGGCGCGCTCGGCAAGGCCGACCCGGCGCACGCCGCCGCGTTCACCGCGAACGCGGCGACGTTCAAGCGCGCGCTCGCGCCGCTGGAGCGGGAGACCGCCGCGCTGAAGACCGTGCACGCGGGCGCCGGAGTCGCGATCACCGAGCCCGTCCCGCTCTACCTGCTCGACGCCGCCGGGCTGAAG is from Actinomadura rubteroloni and encodes:
- the rpmB gene encoding 50S ribosomal protein L28 gives rise to the protein MARRCQLTGSEPAFGRSVSHSHRRTPRRFDPNIQRKRYWLPSERRFVRLRLSARAIKTIDAIGVEAAVARIRARGEKV
- the rpsN gene encoding 30S ribosomal protein S14; amino-acid sequence: MAKRSKIAADARRRATVARYAARRAELKRVIASARTAPEDRDAAVRELRRQPRDASATRLRNRDAVDGRPRGHLRKFGLSRVRFREMAHRGELPGVTKASW
- the rpmG gene encoding 50S ribosomal protein L33 — translated: MARNELRPVVKLRSTAGTGHTYVTRKNRRNDPDRLTLRKYDPVVRRHVLYREER
- a CDS encoding metal ABC transporter solute-binding protein, Zn/Mn family encodes the protein MPRTSLLGGALVLGAGLLTACGGSGDGPESDGTVAVVASTNVYGDIARQIGGDRVAVTSIISDPSQDPHSYEASTRTQLELSRAKVVIENGGGYDDFVDRMLKTAHNSSATVLNAVRISGRTAPAGGELNEHVWYDVPSMARLADGVAGALGKADPAHAAAFTANAATFKRALAPLERETAALKTVHAGAGVAITEPVPLYLLDAAGLKNATPDEFSEAVEEGDDVPARVLQQTLALFTGKKVEALVYNAQTAGPETEKLEAAAKDAGIPSVPVTETMPAGKTYQTWMAGTLAALRAALS
- the rpmF gene encoding 50S ribosomal protein L32; this encodes MAVPKRRTSRSNTRSRRARWRAEPPALVTVIVDGRTVRVPRRLVRAYERGLLP